DNA sequence from the Pithys albifrons albifrons isolate INPA30051 chromosome 24, PitAlb_v1, whole genome shotgun sequence genome:
atcccaccctgccctggggagcctcagGAGCCACTCACACTGAGCAGGGACTGCCACAacctcaggagctgctccagagtCCAGGCTGGTTCCTGGGCACGGGTGTGGAGCAGggtgtttatattttttatttattttcagaaaaattttgttttgttctagATTTGTAATAAAAATTGCCTCAGTGGGGTTTTCTCCCCGCTCTTAATTGAACCATTCAAATGAAGGGAAATGGTGATGTTTGTTCAGTGGGAACTGGGGGTTGTATTTCAAGCTGGGGGTTTAAAACTGATATTGGTGCTGGTATCAACCAAACCTGGGTGCTCAGAGAGCTTGAAAAGCCAGAACTTGTAGTTCAGGGCTACCAGAGACCCAGGGAGGGacaagcacaggcagggccGGCCCTGGCACCGTAACTGTCCTGCCAACAGCTCCCTGCTGGCCACAGCTCCGCGTTGCTTGGGCGTGGCCATCCCACACTCCCGGGAGAAACTCATGGGGATGAAAGACTTGTCCTGGCACCCTGCAAGGAATTCTGCAGGAGGCGTTTCCATGTGCCGGGCGGAGCGGGAGCCTCCTGGCACGGCTCCTGTGCTCCATTTCCCTGACATAGGCACTCTGCAGAGGGGAGAGCCTTCAGCACAGTgacccagggctgcagggtTGAGTGGGAATGGGTGGAAAGTCCAGGACTTGTGTGCTTTCCTTAAGGACgttgctgtgccagaggagtGTGCAGGGAGGAGTTCCACCTTTTACCATTCTGTTGTAGCCAGGCAGGgattggcctcttctcccagcaaCTGGTGATAGGATGAGAGGACATATACTTAAGCAGcctcagaggaggtttaggttggacattcCTTCCCAGGAAGGGTGATCAGATACAGGAATGGGCTGGGAgttgccatccctggaggtgtttaaggaaagactggctgtggcactcagtggtGTGGTCTGGTTGATATGGTGATGttgggtcacaggttggacttgatcatagaatcatagaatggattgggttggaaaagacctccgagatcatcaagtccaacccttggtccaactccagtccctttaccagatcatggcactccgtgccacggccaagctcagctgaaaaacctccagggatggggaatccaccccctctctgggcagcccattccaatgcctgagcactctctctgcaaagaagtttttctgatctccaactgaaatttcccctggcagagcttgagcccatcgtgccccctcGTCCTGTTGTTGATGATcccggaggtcttttccaacctatttTGTTCTACGTTTCCCAAAAACGGAGTGGGGTTTGGAAGTTGCCAGAACTCGAACCCGGGGACCCCAAACCCGTCGCGGTCCTCCgggccgccagggggcgctgtGGGGCAGCGGAGGCCGCGCCGCGCGCGGAACGAGGCGCTCTGGGACTGCGGCCACCCGGACCCTGCGCGGGGGGCACCGGTGAGCGGCCTGCCGGGACGGGGGGGGAAAACCGGGATTGGGGGGGAATAACGGGGTCGGAGAGGGCATGTGAGGGGTGAAAGGGCCGCGGGGATGAGCGGGAGGAGAAGCGGGACGTGAGGGAAGGGGAGGTCcgggggggagaggaggggccGTGGGGGAAAGGGAAACGGGGGGTAAAGGGAGCggtggggagaagggaggaacaTGGGGATAAAGGAGGTGATGGGAATAaagggaggggacatggggacaaaTGGGGGACATGGAGATAAAGGGGGTGATGGGAATAAAGGAAGGGACATGGGGACAAATGGGGGACATTGGGATGAATGGGAGACATGGGCTAACTGGGGGACAGTGGCAGGGGACAGCTGGGACATTGCTCCCCACCCGCTCCCTGGCTGTGAATTCCATCCCATCATCCCATCCCTGCGAGCACAGACTGAGCATTAAATGggattttccccctctcccagcagcaggagcagcaggacaggagatGCTCCACCATGTCTGAGGGCGGCCGGGGCGGCTCACTGGCCTTTGGCCAGGTGGTCATCGGGCCCCCGGGCTCAGGGAAGAGCACCTACTGCCATGCCATGGGGGAGttcctgggcaggctggggcGCAGGGTGGCCGTGGTGAACCTGGACCCTGCCAACGAGGCGCTGCCCGgcccctgtgccctggacaTCGCCCAGCTCATCACCCTGCCCGACGTCATGGGCAGCCTCGGGCTGGGCCCCAACGGGGGCCTCCTCTACTGCATGGAGTACCTGGAGGCCAACGTGgactggctgcaggagcagctggaggggctcAAGGGGCACTATGTCCTCTTTGACTGCCCCGGGCAGGTGGAGCTCTACACGCACCACAATTCCCTGAAGAATGTCTTTGCACACTTGGCCAAGTGGAATTTCAGGGTAGGGTTTGGGGTCTGTGCCTGAGGctccacatccctgggcagagggtggggctgtgggtgccaggGCGTGTTTTCTTCAGGAATTTGTTGGCCTTTTGCTTTTATCAAGGAAAGAGGGGAATTTTGGCCTATTTTATGCTCAAAGGGATTGGGGAAAGAGTGGCTTTGTCAGGGCTTTTAATGCAGTGGGATTGTGGACAGAAACACTGATTACTTTTTCCCAACTGTGAGAGAATCgtggaatgatttgggttggaagagaacaTAAAGCctatccagtgccaccccctgccatgggcagggacaccttccacgagcccaggttgctccaagccctgtccagcctggccttggacacttccagggctgggacaagCACTTGCTGTGCTCCAGGGTTGTCCCCACAGCCTGagttttatagaatcatagaatcaattgggttggaaaagacctctgagatcatcaagtccaacccttggtccaactccactcagtgccacggccaagctcaccttaaaaacctccagggatggggaatccaccccctctctgggcagcccattccaattcctgagcactctctctgcaaagaatttctttctgctctccagctgaaatttcccctggcagagcttgagcccatcgtgcccccttgtcctattgctgagtgcctgggagaagagaccaacccccacctggccagaacttcccttcaggcagttccagacagtgctgaggtcacctctgagcctcctcttctccaggctgaacacccccagctccctcagcctctcctccagGCAGGGAActtggtgtgtgctggggacCCTTTGCAGTGCCCTGTGAGGATTCCAGGTGACACCCCAGGCCCTGTGGGACGTGCTCTGGGCTGCCTTGCACAATGGGAGATGCAGGTGAGGCCGTGCAGGTGAGAacagtcccacagcccagggaagctgctgatGCTGCATTTGCATCGGGGCCAAACCATGAATGTGCAAACTCTGAGTGGGGTGAGCAAGAAGGGCAGGTTCATTTGCTTGAGAATGTCACTGGGAATCTGCACATTAGAGGTTATTTTCATTGGAATAAATAAATGGATGTGAAACTGGAGCTGCTAAAATAAGAcatttgtgctgctgtgctgattCTCTCCCAGGTGCTCACACCTGGCTTGTTTTTGCTGCAGAAACCTTGCTGTGACTCAGCCAGGCTCAGCCCCAGAGCCCTGGCTGGGAGGAACTTCCAGAGCTCTGGGACCACATTGTTACAGCAGCACAAAACACGGGGAATCGAACTGCTCGTTAGtgtaattattaattattagtGCAAACCGCAGTTGGCTCTGCCAGCAGAACGTGGTGTGCTACAGTTACTGCTCCTGAGTGTGCCTTGGCCTGAGCATTCCTGTGGGGAAGGTGAGGGCTGGAGGCAGTTGTGTTGTTCAGGAGGACAATTAAACCCCAGCTCCCACCCCAAAAacctgcagagctcaggcaaGAGTGGAAACTTCAGCTGCAAAGAGAGAAACCCTGAGGAAAGGGAGAGCAGCTGTAGGTTTGGTGCTCAGCCCCCTGTGCagcctccccacagcccttccctgggtcctgAATCCGTGGTGGTCCATGGGTGGGAATGCGACAATATGCACTTTTATATACAGGGGTATTtgagggtgttcagcctggagaagagaagattccagggagacctcagagccccttccagtgcctaaaggggctccaggagagctggagagggacaagggatggagggacaggacaaggggaatggcttcccactgccagagggttagatgggataatgggaaagaattccttccctgtgagggtgggcaggccctggcacaggttgcccagagaagctgtggctgccccatccctgggagtgtccaaggccaggttgggtggaactggatgggatttaaggtcccttccaacccaaaccattccatgattctctgattctgtttTTTATATGCAGGAGGTAGAAGGTGGGTGGTGACTTGCCCAACATGGTACAGTCAGGTCTGAGCAGATGGTCCTGTTGCTACTTCCAGACCATCCTAAAAGCAAGTGGATGGTTTTGTCACGGGTCTGACCTTTCTGTTCCTTTGTGCCTTTGcttcccagctggctgcagtgcATCTGGTGGATTCCCACTACTGCACAGACCCTGGGAAGTtcatctctgtgctctgcaccTCCCTGTCCACCATGCTGCACGTGGAGCTGCCCCACGTCAACATCCTCTCCAAGATGGACCTCATCGAGCAGTATGGGAAGCTGGGTAAGAGAATTCCATGGAATCccaggaatggtttgggttggaaggaaccttaaacctcatccagttccaccctgCTGCCGTGGGCCGGAACAACTTCcctagaccagattgctccaaccaggccttggacacttccaggaatttGAGGGAGAGGGATGTGGATTGGGCTGTGTCAGCTGTTTGGGAATGAGGATGGTTGGGGGAAACTGGTGTAAACTGTGCTCTTCATCCTGCAAACTGCCTTCAGAGGTccttgtgtccctgcagctttcaACCTGGATTATTACACCGAGGTCCTGGATCTCTCCTACCTGGTTGACCATTTGGCCTCCGATCCCTTCTTCCGGAATTACCGGCGCCTCAACGAGAAGCTGGTGGAGGTCATCGAGGACTACAGCCTGGTGTCCTTTGTGCCCCTCAACGTGCAGGTGACACAGCAGGAGGGAACAGGGAGCCCTGGATATGTAGCACTTTGTTTGTGTCTGTTCAGAGCCAGGAGGGCTGAAAGTCTCAGCTGTGAAGAGACTCAGAggtggaaaacaggaaaacacacCCAGACTTGTAAATGGTCCGTGGCAGCCGAAGGAATGGAAAAGGCTGATGGGCTTGGGGCTGCCTGGGCCTTGTGTCCTGGGGTGGGGAATTCAGGCTCCCCCTTCCTTCAGGTCTTCTGTGCCTGCATTTCAAATCTGGGCAAAGTACTGCCTAAAAAGTTGTCAAATTAGGGAGCACTGAATAATGAGAAGATTGGGAGGAATacactggggagggagggctgggaacGTGGTGGTTAATCAGGGAGTTGGCAGAAGTGTCAGCAGAGGCAAATGGGCTGGGACAAGGTGatgaaagggagggagagggtggAGGTGTCAGCCTGGCCTGTACCACGGGTGTTCCTGTTtgtcccatgtccccagggCCCTGGCAGCATCCTCAGGGCCTTGGGCACTGTGTGGATGAACCAGAGCCTTGGAGACAATCCATGGCAAGGCCCACCATGAGCTGATGCCTGTGGGAAAGCCCCAGATTCCCAGAGTGCCGTGTCCCTCCCCTCCAGGACAAGGAGAGCATGCGGCAGGTGATGCAGGCGGTGGACAAAGCCAACGGTTACTCCTTTGGAGACCAGGAGCACAGGAGCCTGGAAGCTCTGAtgtcagcagcagtgggagctgaTTTCCACTTCTCTTCGTATCCTCTCTGGTGTTGAGTTTAatttctccttccctgggagAGAGAGGCGGGAATTTTCAGGCCCAAGTCTTTCCTGACACCACCTGGTGGGTGATACACGTGTGGGGAGAGAGTCCTGCTTGGCCCAGCCCGTGGCAGACACTTGTCCACAGCAAACCCACCACAGCTGTTGCTAATTGATACTGTGGATGTGTCAGGAATCTTTCACAGCTTTCCCCTCTCTCACACTCCCTTGGATGGGttcattccctctcctccaaaCCACACAACTGATTCTCCTGTACTTGTCGGGTCTGGGATCAGGCAGAGCCAGAAATAACTCAGGtgattcctgctgctgccagccctgcatcTTCCTGCGAGCCTTGGGGCTAATGTGGGGCTGGTTCCTCGCTGAGAACGTTCAGAGCTCCTTGCAGCAGGGAGTGTTTGAGCCCAGCCCCTTGTTTTCCTTAATTACTGCATTATCAGCACCCTGGCAGTGCAGGAGAAGTATGTGCAATCTCAGGACAAAGCCGTGGAAGAAGAGGTGATGGATCTGTGACACACCCTTTCCACGGCTCCTCTCTGTTTTGACACCTCTCCTTTCCCTACCAGGAGCTTAAGCTGTGACTCAGAGCAAGTGAAAGCCTTTCCAGACATAGTCTGGCTGCTGGACTCTCTCTCTGGGTGGGTTTGACCTCTCAAGCTTCTGCCTGCACAAAGCAGTGATCTGGCAGAAAGGAGATGGCTGAGGGCAGGATGAGTCCTGAGGATTCCTTAGGAACAGAGAGAATGAGCCGGGGAAGGCAAGATCAGtgaggaaaataaatggaataagGTCTCCTCTTCCCCATCATGACCAAGAcagatccagagaaggacaaatCAGTTGGAGCTGCCTCATCTGCAGTGGGACTTGAGACACAAGTTCTGGGTTTGCTGCGGGAGGAACGTGCAGGGGCCTCGTGCTCCGGGGAGTGTCCAGGCAGAGACGCCTCCACTGCGTCTCAAGGAGAGAaagatgtttgtttttctttttcttagaaATAATGATGGACTCTTTCTTAATAAAAGAACTCCTTTGCCTCACTTTCATCTTGTGAGTTTGCTGAACCTGAATAAATAAACCCAAGAATGCTCCAGAGCCCGAGGCTGAAGAGCCTCGGGTGGGAACGTCGCGGCAGCGAGTGCGTTGTGTGCACGGCAGCTCCGTGCTGGCCGTGTCCTCTCCTCTCTGATCTGCCTGAGAACAGGCTCAGCGTTTGCTGGAGGGAGTGAGGACTGTGGGACAGGAAAGCAGGTCACTCCTGGTGATCCAGGAGTGATCCAGAGGCTGGAGGTTGGGACATAGAGCACAAACTGCCAGCTCGGCTTTTGGAGGCTTTTGATTAAGAAAGCCCCTGTGTGACTCAGCTCATGGTTTGCATGTAGggcctttcccagcagctgccttgTGTGTCCTCATCcaccttctttttctctggGCTTGCTTTCTTCACATCCCGAATCCTGGggcttctcctccttcccatgTAATtccctcttgttctcctgctgtggctcccaatggtgacagcagcagctcccagcctcgtgtgccacctgccctggttcctgctgcagcagcagctgggggatggccctgcagggctgaggggggaAGAGTGAGGTGTCCCAAGGGAGCAGCCTCCAAGTGCCTCCCGGCAGCTCCACACGGGCTGGGAGCGAGCAAGACTCCCGATCCCAGCTCCATGTGCAGACTCAGCATCTCCTCTTGCCCAAGATCTTGCATAAAATACTACGGGATTTtctcacaggatggtttggccCTTGGCAATGGGATTGCTCACCAGATCTCCAATGGATCTAAGTGCAAATGGGGTCTTGggaaataaaatccattttttctgCATCTCCGAGGTTTGTGGTCAGGatttggggaaaaggaggagctcagggggaggaagggaaagacaCACTCACTTGTGCTTTAACGAGACCCATTCCCAGTGAAACACTACACAGATTTCATGTATCAGAGTTAAATCCCTGACTGCTGCCATTGCCTCAGCTCTTCTCAAGAGCTCAGAGACTTCCCTGGGTATTCCCAATGCTGAAGATCTGGAAACCAACCTAAGCATAGCTGAGCTGAAATTCCATCCTCACCCTGTGGCTTGTGGCCTTATCCCGGTCTTTCAGAGCTCTGTGAAGGGATGGGAGATGTgatcataaaaatattaattttatggtGGCTTTTTCATGGCTTTGAGAGATTTGGTGGCTTAAAAGGGTATGGTCAGGTCAGGCCGAGTTACGCAAGAGCCGTCAAAGCTTTTGTGGCttgttgggcttttttatttGAATACCCTGGATATCTGCAGCCTCAGCCTTGCCAGAGCTGGAGAAAATAGGAATTAAGGGGCATGGAAAACCACTCATCTCAGGTCAGGGATCCTCTGCTGTGACCAAGCCAAAAAATCTTGAGGTCTGAAGGAGCTACAGCCccaaaaatgcattatttttgcACTAAAGAGCCTTTTACAGCTGAATTGGGGTTGAATTGGGACCCAGAGCCCAGTGGGGACAATCCTCACTGCTCCTGGTCAGGATGACATGGAAAATGGCTCAgcaggagacagggaaggctggagaccccagtgtgaaATCCAGGCTGGCTCCTGCACCCACCAAATGTCCCCatgctgggaggggacagacgTGCCGAGGCTCCTGGGACTCAGGGAGGTGACACTTTGGCTCCTGTCACTCCCATTGAGCAACAGGCAGGGGCCAAGGGCCAGGATTAGTCACCCCAACTGAGCCACATCCCTGGGATGGGGGACCCAGTTTTCTGCTGAGCTGGTCCtacctgccccagcccctccaagccctgtgccaaggcaggcTGAGCCCACCCTGACTGTGGTGGGTGAGACTGAACATGGCAGGGTGTGATTTTTGGAATTTTTGGGCTTCAATCCAAGCCACCAAAGAGGGgttggctgtgtcccctccctccagctTCCAGCCCTAATTCTGGCTCCATCATGGGCTTCCTGCTCAAAGACAATTTCCCCATCAAGTGGTGCTTTCTGAAGGGGATAAAAAGCCTctccaaaaaccccaaagtccCCAGAGCAGGCACTcggtgccagcctggcaggaggTGCCCATCACTGCCCCAAGGCAGGGTGATGGTCACCCAGCACCCAGACACCAGGGAGGTGCCAGCCAGGAGCCAGCCAGCCCCAGCCTCGGGCACAAATCCCTGCAGGGaggttgggagagctggggacaaggacaggCTTGGCTgtgggtcctgcagccccattcagggtggg
Encoded proteins:
- the GPN2 gene encoding GPN-loop GTPase 2 isoform X2; this encodes MIPEVFSNLFCSTFPKNGVGFGSCQNSNPGTPNPSRSSGPPGGAVGQRRPRRARNEALWDCGHPDPARGAPQEQQDRRCSTMSEGGRGGSLAFGQVVIGPPGSGKSTYCHAMGEFLGRLGRRVAVVNLDPANEALPGPCALDIAQLITLPDVMGSLGLGPNGGLLYCMEYLEANVDWLQEQLEGLKGHYVLFDCPGQVELYTHHNSLKNVFAHLAKWNFRLAAVHLVDSHYCTDPGKFISVLCTSLSTMLHVELPHVNILSKMDLIEQYGKLAFNLDYYTEVLDLSYLVDHLASDPFFRNYRRLNEKLVEVIEDYSLVSFVPLNVQDKESMRQVMQAVDKANGYSFGDQEHRSLEALMSAAVGADFHFSSTLAVQEKYVQSQDKAVEEEVMDL
- the GPN2 gene encoding GPN-loop GTPase 2 isoform X1, with amino-acid sequence MIPEVFSNLFCSTFPKNGVGFGSCQNSNPGTPNPSRSSGPPGGAVGQRRPRRARNEALWDCGHPDPARGAPQQEQQDRRCSTMSEGGRGGSLAFGQVVIGPPGSGKSTYCHAMGEFLGRLGRRVAVVNLDPANEALPGPCALDIAQLITLPDVMGSLGLGPNGGLLYCMEYLEANVDWLQEQLEGLKGHYVLFDCPGQVELYTHHNSLKNVFAHLAKWNFRLAAVHLVDSHYCTDPGKFISVLCTSLSTMLHVELPHVNILSKMDLIEQYGKLAFNLDYYTEVLDLSYLVDHLASDPFFRNYRRLNEKLVEVIEDYSLVSFVPLNVQDKESMRQVMQAVDKANGYSFGDQEHRSLEALMSAAVGADFHFSSTLAVQEKYVQSQDKAVEEEVMDL